GATTGGAATCATCGCACCTGTGTCGCATCCATTCTGTGGACACTGCAGCCGCATCCGCCTGACATCAGACGGGAAGATTCGCACCTGCTTATTTTCCGTGTGGGATCACGACTTGTACGAATTAATGCGACGTGGTGCATCAGACGAGAAATTGGCGGAGTTTATTGTCGGAGTCGTCGAGAAAAAAGAAGCCCGCCATCATATTGGCGAGCCAGGATTCGTTCCGGCGTCGAGAACGATGGTGCATATCGGGGGGTAGAAGAACCAGTGGCTGGTGGTTAGTGATTAGCGAAACCGACCAATCTTGTGGTGAGCGTTGTCACTGACACTCGAGTTCTAGAAGCGGACTATCGCGGTGGGAGGCGCATTTGCCCCTTGCCCACTATCGCGAGCTAATTGTATGGCAGAAGAGCGTCACGCTCGTAACCGAGTCGTATCGGCTGACGGCCAATTTCCCCAGGCACGAAATCTACGGTCTAACCAGCCAAATCCGGAGATCCGCGGCCTCCGTTCCAGCCAACATAGCTGAAGGCCAAGGCCGCTCATCTCGAGGCGAATTCAAGCAGTTTCTGGGACACGCGCGAGGATCACTTTATGAACTGGAGACTCATATTCTGGTCGCGCACAATCTCGGATACATGCCGGTAGCGGACAGTTCACGACTCATCGCAAACATCCATGAAATTGGGAAAATGCTGAATGGCCTTCTGAAATCCCTCGATCGCGGTCAAGCGGCGTGACGTTTGAAAGCTAATCACAAACCCCTAACCACTAATCACTGGATCAATAAAACGCGTCGTACTTCGTTACCGACCAACCGGCGTCTTTGTTTTCCAGCGTTACCGAAAACAAATCCTTGTAGGTCGCGTCCTGGCTGGGGCTTGAGTAACGCTCACCTTTGTAGTGGAGAATAATCAGTGGAGGAGTATCTTCCCACTCGACGAGATTCCACGAAATCAGAGGGTGCTGCGTTTCCGAGTCGCAGATGAAGTCGGCGCGCTTTTTTCGATAGTCTTTTTTCTTTTCCCACTGGGCCAGAACTTTGCGGCAATTCCCGTCCCGCATTTCCTTGATGAACGCCGCGGAAATTTTTTCGATCGTACGATCGCGAAACGGATTCATCGTGATCGTAAGGGGCATGTGGGTGAGCGGATCGCGCTCTTCGGAGCGAGCCAGCACCGGCGGCTGGTTGCTGAGCCACCAGAGGTAGCCGACGAACACCAGTACCAGCAGAGCGCCGGCGCCGATGGCAATCCCCAGATGTGTGCGCGAAACCTGCATTAGAAAAGTTTCAGCTAAAGGCAGTCCCTTCGCAAGGTTACGAGAGAAACCACCGTAACCCGTCCCCGCCTGAGTCGAGGCTCTTGTTTGCTTGCTGGCGGGGCAATCGGGCCCATCACGAACCGCGAAGTCAGGCACAAAGTTTCTCGAAGACTTGCTGTTCCGATTGTGCTCTGGGGCCTTCGTGTCCCCCGTGGTAAATATCTTGTCCGTGGCAGATACAAGCCCGACCAGAGGCCTCCCCTGGTTTGTATTTTCGTAATCGCAGGCGTATAGTTGGCAATGAAAACTGTTGTGTCGTAGTGCGTTGGAATTGTCGAAGCACACCAGTGGGCGCAAGCCCACTTTTTAGTTGGGGCAGGTTTTGCGCGGCGATTGTGATGTAAGTTGCTGAAACGATGGCTTTTGATGAACAAAAGGTTCGGAGCATTGCCGATCGCGTGGCGGGTTCGGGTGGACTGGAAATCGCGGACATCGAATTCCACGGCGCGGGCAAGCATCGCATGCTGCGAGTGTTCATTGATCGTCCGGGAGCGACGCCGTCGCCCGATCATCCGGACGGCGTAACGCACGAAGACTGTGCGAATTTCAGCCGCGAGTTTGGAACCATCCTCGATGTTGAGGACGTGATGCCGGGCGGATCGTACGTGCTGGAGGTTTCTTCTCCGGGGCTGGATCGCAAGTTGGCGAAGGCGGCGGATTTTGAGCGCTTCCGCGGACATCGGATGAAGTTGATGACGCGCCAGCCGGTGAATAACAACCGGCATTTTGAAGGCAGCCTGGAAAGCTTTGAGAACGGCAAGCTGGTGCTCGACTTGAGTGTCGCCCGCCACAAGTTGCGTCCGAAAGATGGACAGGCCCCGAAAATAGAAATTGAATTGGCCAACGTAGAGAAGGCCAACTTAGTACCCGAGATCTGAGAAGCGGTGTCAGGTCCTAGGTGTTAGGTCCCAGGAAAACCTGGAGCCTAAGACCTAACACCTGAGACCGAACACCTGAATTTTATGGCAAGCGAGCTTTACAACATCATCGAAGGGGTCAGCCGCGAGAAGGGGATTGATCCGCAGATCGTGGTCACCGCGGTCGAGGACGCCATTGTTGTCGCGACCCGCAAGTACTACAAGTCGCAGGAGAACCTGCGCGCTGTGCTCGACAAAGATAGCGGCAAGATCAATGCCTATGCGGTCAAGGCGATTGTCGAGAATCCGGAGCAGATCGAAGATCCCAACCTGCAGGTGACGGTGGAGCAGGCCCGCAAGCTCGATCCTAAAGCAGAGGTGGGCGGGGAACTGCTCATCCCGAAAGTGACCGAAGGAATTCTGGGACGCATCGCGGCCCAGCTGGCGAAGCAGGTTATTTTCCAGA
The DNA window shown above is from Acidobacteriota bacterium and carries:
- a CDS encoding four helix bundle protein; the protein is MPLAHYRELIVWQKSVTLVTESYRLTANFPRHEIYGLTSQIRRSAASVPANIAEGQGRSSRGEFKQFLGHARGSLYELETHILVAHNLGYMPVADSSRLIANIHEIGKMLNGLLKSLDRGQAA
- a CDS encoding ribosome maturation factor RimP → MAFDEQKVRSIADRVAGSGGLEIADIEFHGAGKHRMLRVFIDRPGATPSPDHPDGVTHEDCANFSREFGTILDVEDVMPGGSYVLEVSSPGLDRKLAKAADFERFRGHRMKLMTRQPVNNNRHFEGSLESFENGKLVLDLSVARHKLRPKDGQAPKIEIELANVEKANLVPEI